One part of the Bacteroidia bacterium genome encodes these proteins:
- a CDS encoding DUF4268 domain-containing protein, whose translation MELEFGEIVSVPMNQIWQHEERDFTPWLAQNIEKLGEALGGLQLEVEQTEVYAGNFQLDILAKEVSNNKVVVIENQIYKTDHKHLGQLITYASFFKAEIIIWVAQEITEEHRSAIDWLNNNTNDHLEFYAVEANIIKIDNSKPALNFKLKAFPNEWTKSGGNTATTETGELYRAFFQKLLDELREKHRFTNARTGQPQSWYSFTSGIKGCIYGCSFARGSKVRAEVYIDTPSQEINKEIFRVFEQQKIQLEQEFGEKLQFEELPSKRASRIAVYRDGDIWTDTQTLDEIKNWCIEKLLKFKQVFGAKLRQETLNKEY comes from the coding sequence ATGGAATTAGAATTCGGAGAAATAGTAAGTGTACCTATGAATCAAATTTGGCAACACGAAGAAAGAGATTTCACACCTTGGCTTGCTCAAAATATTGAAAAGTTGGGTGAAGCTTTAGGCGGTTTGCAGTTAGAAGTTGAGCAGACAGAAGTTTACGCTGGTAACTTTCAGTTAGATATTTTGGCAAAAGAAGTTTCTAACAACAAAGTTGTTGTTATTGAAAATCAGATTTACAAAACTGACCATAAACATTTAGGGCAACTCATAACTTATGCCTCATTTTTCAAAGCAGAAATAATCATTTGGGTTGCACAAGAGATTACCGAAGAACATCGTTCTGCAATAGATTGGTTGAACAATAACACTAACGACCATTTAGAATTTTATGCAGTTGAAGCAAACATCATAAAAATAGACAACTCAAAACCTGCATTAAATTTCAAACTGAAAGCATTTCCAAACGAATGGACAAAATCTGGAGGAAATACAGCAACAACAGAAACAGGCGAACTTTACCGAGCATTTTTTCAAAAACTACTGGATGAGTTGAGAGAAAAACATCGTTTTACAAATGCAAGAACAGGACAACCTCAAAGTTGGTATAGTTTTACTTCGGGTATAAAAGGTTGTATCTATGGATGTTCGTTTGCAAGAGGTTCAAAAGTTAGGGCAGAAGTTTACATAGACACACCAAGTCAAGAAATTAATAAAGAAATTTTTAGAGTTTTTGAACAACAAAAAATACAATTAGAACAAGAATTTGGAGAAAAATTGCAGTTTGAGGAATTGCCATCAAAACGAGCTTCACGAATTGCAGTGTACAGAGATGGCGATATTTGGACAGATACACAAACTTTAGACGAGATTAAGAATTGGTGCATAGAAAAACTACTAAAATTCAAACAAGTTTTTGGTGCGAAATTAAGGCAAGAGACTTTAAATAAAGAATATTAA